The following proteins are encoded in a genomic region of Spirochaetota bacterium:
- a CDS encoding single-stranded DNA-binding protein: MQNYQTVTIEGNATRDPVLKQTKTGKNVCTFSLAMNHYSKDDADPQVSYIDVETWEKLAEFCSSSIAKGRRIMVAGTLRQERWEGSDGKKKSRIKLIGKEVRFIESFKRQDGGLERKSA, from the coding sequence ATGCAAAACTACCAGACAGTCACCATCGAGGGAAACGCCACGCGGGACCCGGTCCTTAAGCAGACCAAAACAGGGAAAAACGTGTGCACCTTTTCCCTGGCCATGAACCACTACTCGAAGGACGACGCGGATCCCCAGGTCTCCTACATCGACGTGGAGACATGGGAAAAGCTCGCCGAATTCTGCTCGAGTAGCATAGCCAAGGGCAGAAGGATCATGGTCGCGGGGACCCTGCGCCAGGAGCGGTGGGAAGGCAGCGACGGCAAGAAGAAGTCCCGGATCAAGTTAATCGGCAAGGAGGTCCGCTTCATCGAGTCGTTCAAGAGACAGGATGGCGGCCTGGAGAGGAAATCGGCCTGA
- a CDS encoding L-2-amino-thiazoline-4-carboxylic acid hydrolase: protein MDKNEIPLLDEIKMQTDVIIPIMRILRKELGKEKAAALISDALRPYIRSVYHKIGERKSGTPFEKWEKVWDDIRPRIGDNVEREFIINDETSRDYNVKRCRFAEFFKELGEPELGMIMMCDFDYYIAEIGDPVVKLTRTQTIMEGAEHCDFCYRFNKQT from the coding sequence ATGGATAAAAATGAAATACCATTATTAGATGAAATAAAAATGCAAACAGATGTAATAATTCCGATTATGCGGATTTTGCGAAAAGAATTGGGAAAAGAAAAAGCTGCGGCATTGATTAGTGACGCACTTCGTCCTTATATTCGCAGTGTTTATCATAAAATAGGTGAACGAAAATCCGGAACCCCTTTTGAAAAATGGGAAAAAGTGTGGGATGATATTCGACCAAGAATCGGGGATAACGTAGAAAGAGAGTTTATAATTAATGATGAAACTTCTCGAGATTACAATGTAAAACGATGTAGATTTGCTGAATTTTTTAAGGAATTAGGTGAACCGGAACTTGGAATGATCATGATGTGTGATTTTGATTATTATATAGCTGAAATTGGTGATCCCGTTGTTAAGTTAACCAGAACACAGACGATAATGGAAGGAGCTGAACACTGTGATTTTTGTTACCGATTTAATAAACAAACTTGA